The Psychrobacillus sp. FSL K6-4046 DNA window GAAAATTCCATAGACATACCTACTGGCTACGAGGTTATGTTGGCTTATGTCCAGCAACTTTTCCCAGAGGCTCAGGGAAAAATAGAAGCTTATGAAATAGTAGGCTCATATTGTCCCGGATCCTATGATTTAAGTATTGGAGGCAAAAAATTTGCTGGGATCTCTCAACGAAGATTGAGACAAGGCATAGCTGTCCAGGTGTACCTTTGCGTTGAAGGAAGCGGAAGCGAAAGAGCCCGCCTTATTCAAGAATTTTATGAAGTAGGGGTTCAGGGAGAGGATACTAAGTTTAGTTACCCTAGTATAAAACCTGAGGTCATGGCTTCACTTAATGAGCTGCTGCAAGCGACCTTTACAGTGCAGGATGTAGTCATTCGAATTCAACAACTACTACATCAAAGGTCCGAGCAAGTGGTCTCTCAATCACTTATGCAGGAAGAAGCGGAACTTTATCGATTCTACTTAGAAAGAGTACTAAAACGAAATCAAAAAATGCTAGAAGGATAACCAAGC harbors:
- a CDS encoding lipoate--protein ligase family protein; its protein translation is MDVLLEQQTWRFWDQSLSGKSRSALESFAADDLLCHVVGQGQSPATVRTWVHDQTVVMGIQDHRLPFVEEAQDFLRTRGYNPIVRNSGGLAVVLDEGVLNISIVLSEKENSIDIPTGYEVMLAYVQQLFPEAQGKIEAYEIVGSYCPGSYDLSIGGKKFAGISQRRLRQGIAVQVYLCVEGSGSERARLIQEFYEVGVQGEDTKFSYPSIKPEVMASLNELLQATFTVQDVVIRIQQLLHQRSEQVVSQSLMQEEAELYRFYLERVLKRNQKMLEG